In Staphylococcus lloydii, the following proteins share a genomic window:
- the rplL gene encoding 50S ribosomal protein L7/L12 — MANQEQIIEAIKEMSVLELNDLVKAIEEEFGVTAAAPVAAGGAAGGADAAAEQTEFNVELTSAGSSKIKVVKAVKEATGLGLKDAKELVDGAPSVVKEGLSKEDAEALKSQLEEVGASVELK, encoded by the coding sequence ATGGCTAATCAAGAACAAATCATTGAAGCAATTAAAGAAATGTCAGTATTAGAATTAAACGACTTAGTAAAAGCAATTGAAGAAGAATTTGGTGTAACTGCAGCGGCTCCAGTAGCAGCTGGCGGTGCTGCAGGTGGCGCTGACGCTGCTGCAGAACAAACTGAATTTAACGTTGAGTTAACTTCAGCTGGTTCATCTAAAATCAAAGTTGTTAAAGCTGTTAAAGAAGCAACTGGCTTAGGCTTAAAAGATGCTAAAGAATTAGTAGACGGAGCTCCAAGCGTAGTTAAAGAAGGTTTATCTAAAGAAGATGCTGAAGCACTTAAATCTCAATTAGAAGAAGTTGGCGCTTCAGTAGAATTAAAATAA
- the nusG gene encoding transcription termination/antitermination protein NusG codes for MSEEVGAKHWYAVHTYSGYENKVKKNLEKRVESMNMTEQIFRVVIPEEEETQVKDGKAKTLTKKTFPGYVLVELVMTDESWYVVRNTPGVTGFVGSAGSGSKPNPLLPDEVRFILKQMGLKEKTIDVEVEVGEQVTIKSGPFANQVGEVQEIEADKFKLTVLVDMFGRETPVEVEFDQIEKL; via the coding sequence ATGTCTGAAGAAGTTGGCGCAAAGCATTGGTATGCCGTGCATACGTATTCTGGATATGAGAATAAGGTTAAAAAGAATTTAGAGAAACGTGTAGAATCTATGAATATGACAGAACAAATTTTTAGAGTTGTCATACCAGAAGAAGAAGAAACACAAGTAAAAGATGGTAAAGCAAAAACATTAACTAAAAAGACATTCCCTGGTTATGTATTAGTTGAATTAGTAATGACTGATGAATCATGGTATGTAGTAAGAAATACACCAGGGGTAACTGGTTTCGTTGGTTCAGCTGGTTCTGGTTCTAAACCGAACCCATTGCTACCTGATGAAGTGCGCTTCATTTTAAAACAAATGGGCTTAAAAGAAAAAACTATCGATGTAGAAGTTGAAGTCGGTGAACAAGTGACTATCAAATCTGGACCTTTTGCTAACCAAGTGGGCGAGGTTCAAGAAATTGAAGCCGATAAATTCAAACTTACAGTGCTAGTAGACATGTTTGGTAGAGAAACTCCTGTCGAAGTAGAATTTGATCAAATCGAAAAATTATAA
- a CDS encoding sigma-70 family RNA polymerase sigma factor yields the protein MIRNKTTQEYEQPSQQCIDDCVDLVQYLSKMEPKIRKRLTHYAIDSHSQDDLYQEVVVKIFLAISRFDFRQSTPFEHYINKIIKSVKYDYLRKRSNLYHKQKMLINEYKVEYNYFKHYHLVEQQVLKTEVAEQIIQSLSILSDFECVVVTFLLQGYTPQEMARKLNVNNKNIYNAIQRCKIKLRKKLTLHKEN from the coding sequence ATGATTCGTAATAAAACAACTCAAGAATATGAGCAACCAAGTCAGCAATGTATTGATGATTGTGTAGATTTAGTACAGTACTTAAGTAAAATGGAACCTAAAATTAGAAAAAGATTAACTCACTACGCTATAGATAGTCATTCCCAAGATGATTTATATCAAGAAGTAGTAGTTAAAATATTTTTAGCTATTAGTAGATTTGACTTCCGTCAATCAACGCCGTTTGAGCATTATATTAATAAAATAATAAAGTCGGTAAAGTATGATTATTTGCGAAAACGAAGTAATCTGTATCATAAACAAAAAATGCTAATTAATGAATACAAAGTAGAATACAATTATTTCAAACACTATCATTTAGTAGAGCAGCAAGTGTTAAAAACTGAAGTAGCAGAACAAATTATACAGAGTTTGTCTATTCTAAGTGACTTCGAGTGTGTGGTCGTTACGTTTTTATTGCAAGGATACACGCCACAGGAAATGGCTCGAAAATTAAACGTTAATAATAAAAATATTTATAATGCTATACAACGGTGTAAAATAAAACTCCGAAAAAAATTAACGTTACATAAAGAAAATTAA
- the rplJ gene encoding 50S ribosomal protein L10 translates to MSAIIEAKQQHVDVIADQLKNSVSTVIVDYRGLSVSEVTELRNQLREAGVEYKVYKNTMVRRAAEKAGIEGLDEFLVGPTAVATSTEDVVAPAKVLAGFAKEHDALEIKTGVMEGNLISAEEVKTVGSLPNHDGLVSMLLSVLQAPVRNFAYAVKAVGEQQEEESAE, encoded by the coding sequence ATGTCTGCTATCATTGAAGCAAAACAACAACATGTTGACGTTATAGCTGATCAACTTAAAAACTCAGTTTCAACTGTCATCGTTGACTATCGTGGTTTAAGCGTTTCTGAAGTAACAGAATTACGTAACCAATTACGTGAAGCTGGTGTTGAGTACAAAGTATACAAAAATACTATGGTACGTCGTGCAGCTGAAAAAGCAGGTATTGAAGGTTTAGACGAATTTTTAGTTGGACCTACAGCTGTTGCTACATCAACTGAAGATGTTGTTGCGCCAGCAAAAGTACTTGCAGGATTCGCAAAAGAACATGATGCGTTAGAAATTAAGACAGGCGTTATGGAAGGTAACTTAATCTCAGCTGAAGAAGTTAAAACAGTTGGTTCTTTACCAAACCACGACGGTCTTGTATCTATGCTTTTATCTGTATTACAAGCTCCAGTACGCAACTTCGCTTATGCGGTTAAAGCTGTTGGAGAACAACAAGAAGAAGAAAGCGCTGAATAA
- a CDS encoding Mini-ribonuclease 3 encodes MGDAVLDQHVRTYIVLKLKSKPNRLHQLSKTYVSAKSQAQTLETLMKMEWFTEEELDIVRRGRNAKSYTKAKNTDIQTYKKSTALEAIIGYLYLESHNERLEQLLTTIVNIVDERA; translated from the coding sequence ATGGGCGATGCAGTTCTTGATCAACACGTGCGTACTTACATTGTTTTAAAACTTAAAAGTAAACCTAATAGATTACACCAACTCTCTAAAACTTATGTATCAGCCAAAAGCCAAGCGCAAACTTTGGAAACACTCATGAAGATGGAATGGTTCACTGAAGAAGAGTTAGATATTGTTAGACGTGGTCGTAACGCAAAAAGTTATACTAAGGCGAAGAATACAGACATTCAAACTTATAAGAAAAGTACAGCTTTAGAAGCGATAATTGGCTACTTATATTTAGAGAGTCATAACGAAAGATTAGAGCAATTATTAACAACAATAGTAAATATAGTTGATGAAAGGGCGTAA
- the rpmG gene encoding 50S ribosomal protein L33, with translation MKKVPLSCEECGNRNYNVPKQNDSTIRLTLKKYCPTCNAHTVHKESK, from the coding sequence GTGAAAAAAGTACCGCTTAGTTGCGAAGAATGTGGTAACCGAAATTACAACGTTCCAAAGCAGAATGATTCTACGATAAGGCTAACTTTGAAAAAGTATTGCCCAACGTGTAATGCGCATACCGTGCACAAAGAATCTAAATAA
- the secE gene encoding preprotein translocase subunit SecE, translated as MAKKENFFQGVKSEMEKTSWPTKEELFKYTVIVVATVVFFLAFFYALDLGIGRIIEIIK; from the coding sequence ATGGCTAAAAAAGAAAATTTCTTCCAAGGCGTTAAGTCAGAGATGGAAAAAACAAGTTGGCCTACAAAAGAAGAATTGTTTAAATACACAGTTATTGTAGTAGCAACAGTAGTATTCTTCTTAGCTTTCTTCTATGCCTTAGATTTAGGAATTGGCAGAATCATAGAAATAATTAAATAA
- a CDS encoding class I SAM-dependent methyltransferase, translated as MSHYYDENPEIESDEITFTYSYDQHNLKLTTDSGVFSKGKIDFGSDLLIRTFLKSNPPGLRKKIVDVGCGYGPIGLMIAKCAPHHEITMVDVNERALALAKKNKKINNIDNAEILKSDGLTQTVDNNYDAIVTNPPIRAGKQVVAGILEDAYSKLKADGSLYVVIQKKQGMPSAKKKMEETFSNVEVIDKSKGYYILKSVKVDFEM; from the coding sequence ATGAGTCATTATTATGATGAAAATCCTGAAATTGAAAGTGATGAAATAACATTTACATACTCCTATGATCAACACAACTTAAAATTAACTACCGATAGTGGTGTGTTTTCCAAAGGGAAGATCGATTTTGGTTCGGATTTATTAATCAGAACTTTTTTAAAGTCTAACCCTCCAGGCCTTAGAAAGAAAATAGTCGATGTAGGGTGTGGTTACGGTCCGATTGGTTTAATGATTGCTAAGTGTGCGCCACATCACGAAATTACTATGGTAGATGTTAATGAACGTGCGTTAGCTTTAGCTAAAAAGAACAAAAAAATTAATAATATTGATAATGCAGAAATATTAAAAAGCGATGGTTTAACGCAAACAGTCGATAACAATTATGATGCAATTGTCACTAATCCACCAATTAGAGCTGGGAAACAAGTAGTGGCTGGAATATTAGAAGATGCTTATAGCAAATTAAAAGCTGATGGATCGCTGTATGTTGTTATTCAAAAGAAGCAAGGTATGCCATCTGCAAAGAAAAAAATGGAAGAAACATTTAGTAACGTTGAAGTCATTGACAAAAGTAAAGGATATTACATTTTGAAAAGTGTGAAGGTTGATTTCGAAATGTAA
- the rplK gene encoding 50S ribosomal protein L11 — translation MAKKVEKVVKLQIPAGKANPAPPVGPALGQAGVNIMGFCKEFNARTQEDAGLIIPVEISVYEDRSFTFVTKTPPAPVLLKKAAGVEKGSGEPNKNKVASVTKDQVREIANTKMQDLNAADEEAAMRIIEGTARSMGITVD, via the coding sequence GTGGCTAAAAAAGTAGAAAAAGTAGTTAAATTACAAATTCCTGCAGGTAAAGCAAATCCAGCACCACCAGTTGGACCAGCATTAGGTCAAGCAGGTGTGAACATTATGGGATTCTGTAAGGAATTCAACGCACGAACTCAAGAGGATGCAGGTTTAATCATTCCAGTAGAAATCAGTGTATATGAAGATCGTTCATTTACATTCGTTACTAAAACACCACCTGCGCCAGTACTACTTAAAAAAGCAGCTGGAGTTGAAAAAGGTTCAGGCGAACCAAACAAAAACAAAGTTGCTTCAGTAACTAAAGATCAAGTACGCGAAATTGCTAACACTAAAATGCAAGACTTAAACGCTGCAGACGAAGAAGCAGCAATGCGTATTATCGAAGGTACTGCTCGTAGTATGGGTATAACTGTAGACTAA
- a CDS encoding NYN domain-containing protein: MKSRYLIIDGYNMIGQSTELSKLSQENLEEARESLLTTIANYSAVIADEVLCVFDAYEQSGMQTEYMYHGVKVVFTKEKETADSYIEKYVYDLYDKYTTHITVVTSDMSEQHAIFGTGAYRISSREMWRDLKESEVTITKSLDGFKERKPRTRIELSNDILEEFEKIRRGDRKKD, translated from the coding sequence ATGAAGTCTCGTTATTTAATCATTGATGGTTATAACATGATTGGACAATCTACCGAGTTGAGTAAACTGTCCCAAGAGAACTTAGAAGAAGCGCGCGAAAGCTTGCTTACTACTATCGCTAATTATAGTGCTGTAATTGCTGATGAAGTATTATGTGTATTTGATGCTTATGAACAGTCTGGCATGCAAACTGAATATATGTATCATGGCGTTAAAGTCGTTTTTACTAAAGAGAAAGAGACGGCCGATAGTTATATCGAAAAATATGTATATGATTTATATGATAAATATACTACTCATATTACGGTAGTGACGAGTGATATGAGTGAACAACATGCCATATTTGGAACAGGTGCTTATAGAATTTCATCCAGAGAAATGTGGCGAGATTTAAAAGAAAGCGAAGTAACTATTACAAAGTCACTTGATGGTTTTAAAGAACGCAAGCCACGTACAAGAATCGAACTCTCAAATGATATATTGGAAGAATTCGAAAAAATAAGACGTGGCGACCGAAAAAAAGACTGA
- the rpoB gene encoding DNA-directed RNA polymerase subunit beta, which translates to MAGQFVQYGRHRKRRNYARISEVLELPNLIEIQTKSYEWFLEEGLLEMFRDISPIEDFTGNLSLEFVDYRLGEPKYDLEESKNRDTTYAAPLRVKVRLIIKETGEVKEQEVFMGDFPLMTDTGTFVINGAERVIVSQLVRSPSVYFNEKLDKNGRTNYDATIIPNRGAWLEYETDAKDVVYVRIDRTRKLPLTVLLRALGFSTDQEIIDLLGDNEYLRNTLEKDGTENTDQALLEIYERLRPGEPPTVENAKSLLYSRFFDPKRYDLASVGRYKANKKLHLKHRLFNQKLAEPIVNAETGEIVAEEGTVLDRRKIDEIMDVLESNANSEVYELEGTVIDEPVEIQSIKVYVPNDEEGRKTTVIGNAFPDSEVKCITPADIIASMSYFFNLLSGIGFTDDIDHLGNRRLRSVGELLQNQFRIGLSRMERVVRERMSIQDTDSITPQQLINIRPVIASIKEFFGSSQLSQFMDQANPLAELTHKRRLSALGPGGLTRERAQMEVRDVHYSHYGRMCPIETPEGPNIGLINSLSSYARVNEFGFIETPYRKVDLETNSITEQIDYLTADEEDSYVVAQANSKLDENGRFLDDEVVCRFRGNNTVMAKEKMDYMDVSPKQVVSAATACIPFLENDDSNRALMGANMQRQAVPLMNPESPFVGTGMEHVAARDSGAAIIAKHKGRVEHVESNEILVRRLIEEDGKEYEGELDRYPLSKFKRSNTGTCYNQRPIVAAGNVVTKGEILADGPSMELGEMALGRNVVVGFMTWDGYNYEDAVIMSERLVKDDVYTSIHIEEYESEARDTKLGPEEITRDIPNVSDSALKNLDDRGIVYVGAEVNDGDILVGKVTPKGVTELTAEERLLHAIFGEKAREVRDTSLRVPHGAGGIVLDVKVFNREEGDDTLSPGVNQLVRVYIVQKRKIHVGDKMCGRHGNKGVISKIVPEEDMPYLPDGTPIDIMLNPLGVPSRMNIGQVLELHLGMAAKNLGIHVASPVFDGANDEDVWSTIEEAGMARDGKTVLYDGRTGEPFDNRISVGVMYMLKLAHMVDDKLHARSTGPYSLVTQQPLGGKAQFGGQRFGEMEVWALEAYGAAYTLQEILTYKSDDTVGRVKTYESIVKGENITKPSVPESFRVLMKELQSLGLDVKIMDEHDNEIDMHDNEDEDAAERKVDLQQKDAPESQKEITD; encoded by the coding sequence TTGGCAGGTCAATTTGTCCAATATGGAAGACATCGTAAACGTAGAAACTACGCTAGAATTTCAGAGGTATTAGAATTACCGAACTTAATCGAAATCCAAACTAAATCATATGAATGGTTTTTAGAAGAAGGATTACTAGAAATGTTCCGCGACATTTCACCAATTGAAGATTTCACTGGAAATCTATCATTAGAGTTTGTTGATTATAGACTTGGTGAACCGAAATACGATTTAGAAGAATCAAAAAACCGTGATACAACTTATGCGGCACCACTACGCGTCAAAGTTCGTTTAATCATTAAAGAAACTGGCGAAGTGAAAGAACAAGAAGTATTTATGGGTGATTTCCCATTAATGACAGACACAGGTACTTTCGTAATTAATGGTGCTGAACGTGTTATCGTATCTCAATTAGTTCGTTCACCATCCGTTTATTTCAATGAAAAATTAGATAAAAATGGTCGTACAAACTATGATGCAACAATTATTCCAAACCGTGGTGCATGGTTAGAATATGAAACAGATGCAAAAGACGTTGTGTACGTGCGTATTGACAGAACAAGAAAATTACCTTTAACAGTTCTTTTAAGAGCGTTAGGTTTCTCAACAGACCAAGAAATCATTGATTTACTTGGCGATAATGAATATTTACGTAACACACTAGAAAAAGATGGTACAGAAAATACCGATCAAGCTTTATTAGAAATTTATGAACGTTTACGTCCTGGCGAGCCGCCTACAGTAGAAAATGCGAAAAGCTTATTATACTCTCGTTTCTTCGATCCGAAACGTTATGATTTAGCAAGTGTAGGTCGTTATAAAGCAAACAAAAAATTACATTTAAAACATCGTTTATTCAATCAAAAATTAGCTGAACCAATCGTTAATGCTGAGACTGGTGAAATAGTAGCTGAAGAAGGCACTGTTTTAGACCGTCGTAAAATTGATGAAATCATGGATGTTTTAGAATCTAATGCAAACAGCGAAGTTTATGAATTAGAAGGCACTGTAATTGATGAACCTGTTGAAATCCAATCTATTAAAGTTTATGTTCCTAACGATGAAGAAGGACGTAAAACGACAGTAATTGGTAATGCATTCCCTGATTCAGAGGTTAAATGTATAACACCAGCAGACATCATTGCTTCAATGTCTTACTTCTTTAATTTATTAAGTGGCATTGGTTTCACTGATGATATTGACCATTTAGGTAACCGTCGTCTACGTTCAGTAGGTGAATTGTTACAAAACCAATTCCGTATTGGTTTATCAAGAATGGAACGTGTTGTAAGAGAAAGAATGTCTATTCAAGACACTGACTCAATCACACCACAACAATTAATCAATATTCGTCCTGTTATTGCTTCTATTAAAGAATTCTTTGGAAGCTCTCAATTATCACAATTCATGGACCAAGCTAACCCATTAGCTGAGTTGACGCATAAACGTCGTCTATCTGCGCTTGGACCTGGTGGTTTAACTCGTGAACGTGCTCAAATGGAAGTACGTGACGTTCACTATTCACACTATGGTCGTATGTGTCCAATCGAAACGCCAGAGGGTCCAAACATTGGACTTATCAACTCATTATCAAGTTATGCACGTGTTAATGAATTTGGCTTTATCGAAACACCATACCGTAAAGTTGACTTAGAGACTAACTCAATCACAGAACAAATTGACTATTTAACAGCTGATGAAGAAGATAGCTATGTGGTAGCACAAGCGAACTCTAAATTAGATGAAAATGGTCGTTTCTTAGACGATGAAGTAGTTTGTCGTTTCCGTGGTAACAACACTGTGATGGCGAAAGAAAAAATGGACTACATGGACGTATCACCAAAACAAGTAGTTTCAGCTGCGACAGCATGTATTCCTTTCTTAGAAAACGATGACTCTAACCGTGCCTTAATGGGTGCGAACATGCAACGTCAAGCAGTACCATTGATGAACCCTGAATCACCATTCGTTGGTACTGGTATGGAACACGTTGCCGCTCGTGACTCTGGTGCTGCAATTATCGCTAAGCACAAAGGTCGCGTTGAGCACGTTGAATCTAATGAAATTTTAGTACGTCGCTTAATTGAAGAAGACGGCAAAGAATACGAAGGCGAATTAGATCGCTATCCATTATCTAAATTCAAACGTTCTAACACTGGTACTTGTTACAACCAAAGACCAATCGTTGCAGCAGGTAATGTTGTAACTAAAGGCGAAATCTTAGCAGATGGACCTTCTATGGAACTAGGCGAAATGGCATTAGGTCGTAATGTCGTTGTTGGTTTCATGACTTGGGACGGTTATAACTATGAAGATGCTGTAATTATGAGTGAACGCCTTGTTAAAGATGACGTATATACTTCTATTCATATTGAAGAATACGAATCTGAAGCGCGTGACACTAAATTAGGGCCTGAAGAAATCACAAGAGATATTCCTAATGTTTCTGATAGTGCATTGAAAAACTTAGATGATCGAGGCATTGTTTACGTTGGAGCTGAAGTTAATGATGGTGACATCTTAGTAGGTAAAGTAACGCCTAAAGGTGTAACTGAATTGACTGCTGAAGAACGTCTATTACACGCAATCTTTGGTGAAAAAGCAAGAGAAGTTCGTGATACTTCATTACGTGTACCTCATGGTGCAGGCGGTATCGTACTTGATGTTAAAGTATTTAACCGTGAAGAAGGAGACGATACTTTATCTCCAGGCGTAAACCAATTAGTACGTGTATATATTGTTCAAAAACGTAAAATTCATGTTGGTGACAAAATGTGTGGTCGTCACGGTAACAAAGGTGTAATTTCTAAAATAGTTCCTGAAGAGGACATGCCTTATTTACCGGACGGTACGCCAATTGACATCATGTTAAACCCATTAGGTGTACCATCACGTATGAACATCGGACAAGTACTTGAACTACACTTAGGTATGGCTGCTAAAAATCTAGGCATTCATGTTGCATCACCAGTATTTGATGGTGCTAACGATGAAGATGTTTGGTCTACGATTGAAGAAGCAGGCATGGCTAGAGATGGTAAAACTGTACTTTATGATGGTCGTACTGGTGAACCATTCGACAACCGTATTTCAGTTGGTGTAATGTACATGCTTAAACTTGCTCACATGGTTGATGACAAGTTACATGCGCGTTCAACTGGACCATATTCACTTGTAACGCAACAACCACTTGGCGGTAAAGCTCAATTTGGTGGACAACGTTTCGGTGAAATGGAAGTATGGGCACTTGAAGCTTACGGTGCTGCTTATACGTTACAAGAAATCTTAACTTATAAATCTGACGATACAGTTGGTCGTGTTAAAACTTACGAATCAATCGTTAAAGGTGAAAATATCACTAAACCAAGTGTTCCTGAATCATTCCGCGTATTGATGAAAGAATTACAAAGTTTAGGATTAGACGTTAAGATTATGGATGAACATGATAATGAAATTGACATGCATGATAACGAAGATGAAGATGCTGCAGAGCGCAAAGTTGATTTACAACAGAAAGATGCGCCAGAATCTCAAAAAGAAATCACTGACTAA
- the rlmB gene encoding 23S rRNA (guanosine(2251)-2'-O)-methyltransferase RlmB has product MEDIVIVGRHAVKEAIISGHTINKILIQEGVKKQQLSEILKKAKNDKLIVQTVPKSKLDNLADAPHQGVAALVAPYEYADFDEFLAEQQNKEQLSTVLILDGLEDPHNLGSIIRTADASGVDGIIIPKRRSVALTQTVVKASTGAIQHVPVMRVTNLAQTIEALKEKGYWIAGTEADNATDYRQLDAGMPLAIVIGSEGQGMSRLVKDKCDFYIKIPMVGHVNSLNASVAASLMMYEVYRKRNQLGDN; this is encoded by the coding sequence TTGGAAGACATCGTAATCGTTGGTCGTCATGCTGTTAAAGAAGCTATTATCTCAGGACATACTATAAATAAAATTTTGATTCAAGAAGGCGTAAAAAAACAACAATTGAGTGAGATTTTAAAAAAAGCGAAAAACGACAAACTGATAGTTCAAACCGTTCCAAAATCTAAATTGGATAATCTAGCAGATGCACCGCATCAAGGCGTTGCGGCACTAGTAGCACCATATGAATACGCAGATTTTGATGAGTTTTTAGCGGAACAACAAAATAAAGAACAATTATCGACAGTTCTTATATTAGATGGACTAGAAGATCCTCATAATTTAGGTTCAATTATTCGTACTGCCGATGCTTCAGGTGTTGATGGTATTATTATTCCTAAACGTCGTTCAGTTGCATTAACGCAAACTGTAGTGAAAGCAAGTACAGGCGCGATCCAACATGTTCCCGTTATGCGTGTAACAAATCTAGCTCAAACAATTGAAGCATTAAAAGAAAAGGGTTATTGGATTGCTGGTACGGAAGCGGATAATGCGACAGACTATCGTCAGTTAGATGCTGGAATGCCATTAGCCATCGTTATTGGTAGTGAAGGTCAAGGGATGAGCAGACTCGTAAAAGATAAATGCGATTTTTATATAAAGATTCCTATGGTAGGCCATGTAAATAGTTTAAATGCGTCTGTAGCTGCTAGTTTAATGATGTATGAGGTTTATCGTAAGCGGAATCAGTTAGGAGATAACTAA
- the rplA gene encoding 50S ribosomal protein L1 — MAKKSKKYQEVASKIDRQKHYSVEEAVALAKETSIANFDASVEVAFRLGIDTRKNDQQIRGAVVLPNGTGKSQRVLVFAKGDKATEAQEAGADYVGEGDYVTQIQQGWFDFDVVVATPDMMGEVGKLGRVLGPKGLMPNPKTGTVTMDVKKAVEEIKAGKVEYRAEKAGIVHASIGKTSFDTDKLVENFKALQDVLTKAKPSSAKGTYFKSVNVTTTMGPGIKVDTSGFKL, encoded by the coding sequence ATGGCTAAGAAAAGTAAAAAGTATCAAGAAGTAGCTAGTAAAATCGATCGCCAAAAACACTATAGTGTTGAAGAAGCGGTTGCATTAGCTAAAGAAACAAGCATTGCTAACTTTGATGCTTCGGTTGAAGTAGCATTCCGTTTAGGCATTGATACACGTAAAAATGATCAACAAATCCGTGGAGCGGTAGTATTACCGAACGGTACTGGTAAATCACAACGTGTATTAGTATTTGCTAAAGGTGACAAAGCAACAGAAGCACAAGAAGCAGGAGCAGATTATGTAGGCGAAGGCGACTACGTAACTCAAATCCAACAAGGTTGGTTCGACTTTGATGTAGTTGTTGCTACACCAGACATGATGGGCGAAGTTGGTAAATTAGGTCGTGTATTAGGACCTAAAGGATTAATGCCAAACCCTAAAACTGGAACTGTTACAATGGATGTGAAAAAAGCCGTTGAAGAAATTAAAGCTGGTAAAGTAGAATACCGTGCTGAAAAAGCTGGTATCGTCCACGCTTCAATTGGTAAAACTTCATTCGATACAGATAAATTAGTAGAAAACTTTAAAGCTTTACAAGATGTTTTAACAAAAGCTAAACCATCTTCAGCTAAAGGTACTTACTTCAAATCTGTTAACGTAACTACAACAATGGGCCCTGGTATCAAAGTAGATACTTCAGGCTTCAAATTGTAA